One Candidatus Devosia phytovorans genomic window carries:
- a CDS encoding RNA polymerase sigma factor — MLLSSPVMSQDSETHRAITTVWKIEQPRLIASLTRMMRDISLAEELAQDALLVALRKWPETGVPTNPGAWLMQTAKRRAIDYFRHRKMAATKLEEVGRIIEDDAPDHEAEIIEALDDDVGDDLLRLIFTSCHPILPPESRVALTLRLLGGLTTEEIARAFLAAEPTIGQRIVRAKKTIAEAGIPFEVPRGEERSERLGSVLGVLYLIFNEGYSATAGDDLIRPQLCEEAMRLGRVLARLSPDDSEVHALVALMEIQASRTAARTDPQGEPILLLDQDRSRWDQLLIRRGLASLQKAIDLNGENSPYALQAAIAACHARARKPDQTDWDRIAALYATLAQVTPSPVIELNRAVAISMAQGPAAALLLIDIIKDSPALKNYHLLYGVRGDMLAKLGRQDEAILEFHRAAALTRNEREKAYLLGRAGETS; from the coding sequence ATGCTGCTTTCATCCCCCGTCATGAGCCAGGATTCCGAAACCCACCGCGCCATCACCACGGTCTGGAAAATCGAGCAGCCAAGGCTGATTGCGAGCCTGACCCGCATGATGCGCGACATTTCCCTGGCCGAAGAACTCGCCCAGGACGCCCTCCTCGTCGCCCTCAGGAAATGGCCCGAAACCGGCGTCCCCACCAATCCCGGCGCCTGGTTGATGCAAACCGCCAAGCGCCGCGCCATCGATTATTTCCGCCATCGCAAGATGGCCGCCACCAAACTCGAAGAGGTCGGCCGCATCATCGAGGACGATGCGCCGGACCATGAAGCCGAAATCATCGAGGCGCTGGATGATGATGTCGGCGACGACCTGCTGCGGCTGATCTTCACCTCCTGCCATCCCATCCTGCCGCCAGAATCCCGCGTCGCCTTGACCCTGCGGCTTCTGGGTGGCCTCACCACCGAAGAGATCGCCCGCGCTTTCCTCGCGGCCGAGCCGACCATCGGCCAACGTATTGTCCGCGCCAAGAAAACCATCGCCGAAGCCGGCATTCCTTTCGAGGTCCCCCGCGGCGAGGAGCGTAGCGAACGCCTGGGATCCGTGCTCGGGGTGCTCTATCTCATCTTCAACGAGGGTTATTCCGCAACCGCTGGCGACGACCTGATCCGCCCCCAGCTCTGCGAGGAAGCCATGCGGCTCGGCCGCGTGCTGGCCCGGCTGTCGCCCGATGACAGCGAAGTCCATGCCCTGGTGGCACTGATGGAAATCCAGGCCTCGCGCACCGCCGCCCGCACCGATCCCCAGGGCGAACCCATTCTGCTGCTCGATCAGGATCGCTCACGCTGGGACCAGTTGCTGATCCGCCGCGGTCTCGCGTCACTCCAGAAAGCCATTGATCTGAACGGCGAAAATTCGCCCTACGCCCTGCAGGCCGCCATCGCCGCCTGCCATGCCCGCGCCCGCAAGCCCGACCAGACGGACTGGGACCGTATCGCCGCCCTCTATGCAACCTTGGCCCAGGTGACCCCGTCGCCGGTCATCGAGCTCAACCGCGCCGTTGCCATTTCCATGGCGCAAGGTCCTGCGGCGGCACTCTTGCTGATCGACATCATCAAGGATAGCCCGGCGCTGAAGAACTACCACCTGCTCTATGGCGTGCGCGGCGACATGCTGGCCAAGCTCGGGCGGCAGGACGAGGCGATCTTGGAATTCCACCGGGCTGCCGCACTGACCCGCAATGAGCGTGAGAAGGCCTACCTGCTTGGTAGAGCTGGAGAAACCTCTTAG
- a CDS encoding alpha/beta hydrolase encodes MIRTAIIAAAFLMTGPAFAQSDPVGQTVEVNGMQMYYETSGTGDPLIVLHGAYMNIPTMGEIIPRLAETHKVYAIEFQGHGRTNDIDRPVTYPNLADDVATFMDALGIEKADVFGYSMGAAAGLRLAIDHPEKVDQLIAASVSYDMTGAQPEFLEMIPTMTPEMFVGTPMETAWKELAPNPDGFRPFVERMIALEHEPMAWGDEVKALKMPILVIAGDSDMVTLEHLVDMFHLLGGGGPGDMGKPLGTARLAILPATSHTAVIDQTDLLMGFITPFLAGETPRGMFE; translated from the coding sequence GTTGGCCAGACCGTCGAGGTCAACGGCATGCAGATGTATTACGAGACCTCCGGCACCGGCGATCCGCTGATCGTCCTGCACGGCGCCTATATGAACATCCCAACCATGGGCGAGATCATTCCCCGCCTCGCCGAGACCCATAAGGTCTATGCCATCGAGTTTCAGGGCCACGGCCGCACCAATGACATCGACCGCCCCGTCACCTATCCCAATCTCGCCGACGACGTCGCCACCTTCATGGACGCGCTCGGCATCGAGAAGGCCGATGTCTTCGGCTATTCCATGGGTGCCGCCGCCGGCCTTCGCCTGGCCATCGATCACCCCGAGAAGGTCGACCAGCTGATCGCCGCCTCGGTCAGTTATGACATGACTGGCGCCCAGCCCGAATTCCTCGAAATGATCCCCACCATGACGCCGGAAATGTTCGTCGGCACGCCCATGGAGACCGCCTGGAAGGAATTGGCGCCCAATCCCGACGGCTTCCGCCCCTTTGTCGAGCGCATGATTGCCCTCGAACACGAGCCCATGGCCTGGGGTGACGAGGTCAAGGCATTGAAGATGCCGATCCTGGTCATCGCCGGAGACTCCGACATGGTGACGCTGGAGCATCTGGTTGACATGTTCCACCTGCTCGGCGGCGGCGGCCCGGGCGACATGGGCAAGCCCCTCGGCACCGCGCGCCTCGCCATCCTCCCGGCGACCTCCCATACGGCGGTCATCGACCAGACTGATCTGCTGATGGGCTTCATCACCCCCTTTCTCGCGGGCGAGACACCCAGGGGCATGTTCGAGTAA